A segment of the Diachasmimorpha longicaudata isolate KC_UGA_2023 chromosome 5, iyDiaLong2, whole genome shotgun sequence genome:
cagggggcgccaccgtcagctttgacaggcgggtttttagccgttcgtatttcgaattgaaatatgaagtttcaaaaacccgcggcccgcgaaaatgaaaattagctgtaagaaaaatgtatgttatatatgaagaaaaataaataaataaataaaaattagaaaaaaagaccccctttaaatttttcccacccaattcctatttaataataatttaaaattaaaagaagtaaatgtttaaaaagaaaaaggaaacaaatatttatttttaaaaaatttttttattaaaaaacttgaaattaaaCTACATTGtatgaaataataatcttaaatctaaaatatttttttttttaatttaaacttaaaactaaaaatatatttcttttattcttattttaaACTTACAACTAAGGGGAGGaattatgtgaaaaaaaaggacaaaaacatttaataagaaaaaatttttattaaaataaaacttaaaactaaaatacagctttttttttcgattcttattctataattttaagGAAAGGAAATGAGCAAAAATatacaaaagaaaatatttatgaaaacaaaatttttattaacacaAAACTTAAAGCTAAAGaacagattttttcattttatctctATCTTATATCTTAAAAtgaaagtaaataaattaaagggacataaataaataaaagaaaaatgaaaatatttatattaaaaaaaattttattataaaaaatttaaaatcaagaatacaaaattaagattaaggggcagggggaggggtctcagtcccactgctccaggGACCAGTCCTCCTCCGTCAGGTCGGGCTGGGTGGGCTCCTccccgaagaggatcctcAGGGCCCAGGCATCCCACACGTCGTATAGGGCGAGCACCTGCTCACCCTCGGCCTCCAGGTCACGCGCCTCGCGCCTCACAGCGCGGACCCACCGCGCTCTTGGGGTGTCCGGCCCAACACCTCCCTCCCAACGGGCTCCGGCCTgaaacaaaaggaaaataaaaacacattaattttatataaataggAAAATAAGGAGGGGAAGGGGTGTATTTTAGGAGAGGACTGATGGGTATGACAGGAAGGTTTTAGGgaatagagagacagagagagagagagagagagagagccaaAACTTACCATGTAAGCCTCGTCCTCGGCATCCGCCAGCCATTTCGCGGCCCGGTTATGGAgatcctggatggcgaaaatattttcgccatccaggattTCACCCTCCGCATCCTCCCAGCGCAACCACTCGTTGGCCTCCCGCAGGTAGGCCCGCTTCCTCCGGATGGCCTGgatctgtaaaataaaaaaaaaagcacaatgaattaaaaatttacaaaaaagagacaaacagaatgaatttaaaaaaaaactaaaacaaacgaaaaacaaaaaaaaatcaaaaactaaaacaaacaaaatgaatttaaaaactgaaaactaaaacaagcgaaaaaatcaaaaactaaaacaacaaccaaaaacgaacgaaaaaccgaaaaaaatacgtggattaaaaaaaacgcgaaaacgtATACCCCACGAAGGGAAGAcgttaaaataatattaaaaaaaacgctCGAAAAAAACACCAAAATGAACCGcggacgcgaaaaactaaaaattgaaaaccgcgagaaaaacgccacaccccaaaaaccgcgaaacacCACGAAAAACATGCAAAAATATAGGAAAAACTTACCGCGAGGGCAAAGTGCTCTTGGCACGCTCCTTGGCAGGTGACTTTCACCattttaaatcaaatttttttaaataaaaacgaaaaacacaaaaaacacTAAAACTGGACACTGGAGTCCTCCGGATGACGATGGTGAAAGAGGGCGGGTAGTGGAacctcacggtttatataacttctgccccactattcgccctcaaccctctaaaccgtaagttagagggagatgGGGGGTAAGGATATATGtaggaaagacgaggaaaaagtcaaaattgttctctaaaccctctaaacaacgagaaggaaagagacaataaacgaaagcctacaggacgccgacgaagaagaagcgagagaaatttctcctagcttctacgagaaaaaaaaagggctggggacaggagagggaatattgggtcttgcctagcaataaaaaaaagtcaagactcacaggtaatgcaataaaatgtatgacttttatttcagctatccaaaaaaatacaaaaatgtttaataaatttttaagccgaacggttactgggtgataacggggtgaaatcaagactctggatgaccaatccttcatcatcatcatccccgctttgatccaattgcatcgcaatttgatcaagctctttttggcgctgcgttggagcccatcgcccttcgtaatcgtcctcgcgattcctttgttctagattcgcgcctaacgcgactagaacggcctcgatttcctcgatagtttttcgcggttctgaaatgaaaaaaatacaagattagcttaaatcaatctaatctcaaaattcatatgattaattgattgaatatttacttttCGGGGTTGAGGtcgcgaaattcaatgatccatgctgagcatcttcaccctcgcgttccaggattaaattgatgactgatggagtgctgggaatgatctcgatcgatgaatccaattccatcatgggctcagggatgatatccttcgatgtgttgtccttggatcgatttttttctgattcgcgagctctaaattgtctttgtttttccttagctagttcgcgacgtttttcgcgagcgataaagtcggccttctttttttccgcgagttttaaacgtttttcgcgagcctgtatttttttcagatcctttttcttatcaatgtagttcacttgattgaataaatcaagatctttttctaacatattaatccataactttttttcttctgtactcacttgcatgatttcacttgtttttttattattgactttcaggattttagagtcactttgagtgctaccgggtgatttatgacccaatcgtctggttgagtttttcttcttcttttcaacCTTTTGAAggtcaaagtcaatatttatgacaggacctgtcttggaaatctcatgtctttggagtttcacttttttcactattttttcaattgatcttttctcatcactgttatattgcactacacgatcacttattattttaattccgttttgattggccttgtttccaccatatttagattttttaggtttaaaagttccaggctgataacctgattgataactggattttggagatgcgtccacttgacttgatgtcattttgacgtaaaaaacgtaaatgcagtaaaatgatctcactggggtccttgatgcatccctagtttagaagaggaggggctaagttttccacacttttttgaagatttgcccttggtggggggtcctttgcatacctgatgggggcggatgctcgagttttcctttttttcgcccccccccacttgttttgcatttgttggctattgaaaggaaaggtcaatgattggcccatttcctttcttgtagaccaatgtctcctcccccgcagggagataatattcttcctcacacgccctaaaaaagtagtaccaataaagtttttcccccactcctgctttgcataatcttgtgtgttctatgcagtcgaaaaaaccatttgacttcgacattttatataataatacatcactattatgcacaattgctttagtaaccacagccaaagttttttcatttttcgcatatttcctttcatttaataaattcgcgattgcaatgcttctcaaggatggaggattatatctcatttgaaaattcgattcgatttctttattagattctgcaggttcttcattgtaacatactttaaaagtcgtacacatgtctatgccctcatcttgagagtgtaatttatccctgcgatatctgatatggattgtattccatatttcaccgagaaatttatatttgcatacacaagaaggatcaacaaggaaatcttccacttcgcattccaatcctgaccctatcgcgattttccgcgcttttgttggactgcacatgtcatcactatctaggtaatcatcatcggtatatttatcaacacatacgcgtactcttttctggcgaaattgaggcttttgtcgtccctcatacgattcgcgacccgcgagatattttttaagggactctaaatcgtaactttcaaagtttttagacatttttactattgcaatgccttttaacgaatgacaacaaacgcgtcactcgatttaacaaaaaaaatcggtataggaaggttccatggtaagagtgggggtaccgcgcaacatacaaaaaccgcgaaagtggggcgcatgtgtgacgccgccgccgcagaactccctgcggtgggggataatgtgtgacggttataggtctgtcatgcgtatagtggggattctgtcccctccactctcatacgtagcgctataaaacgcgggtgctcgcggtggatttgattcagtcgtcctgatttcatccattcattttttcaacatggagagcaacaaacaaaagggattcagtgatgctgaacagcatgtggtcttgtctcaagttatatctttgaatagatcagagacaaaacaaattcgtgtcggcttaaaagttacgtgtttcggtcaattcgtcccggttgtgcaatttatgggcgtacgcccgaaacgcgccatattgtcaatgacacgagaagaatggaccctttttttcaacgatttggatgctgtaaccgattactttgaccctgagaagttccacccaaagatcaaccacaatctacctgcaaaggaatttggggccataaacgtgaaattccaccgcagttttgaaaatccctgcgtgacctttgttcgcaatgatgatgcaaatcagactcccataatgatgatgggacagagcatcattacattgaaaaacaaggctgcatggattaatcagtggctggatttcttggagacattgcctctcaaggaatataaggaatcgcttgtacaatcaattaaaggaattgctatgaattatatggattataatagaatgcctgccacggaggatcttcatcatcgcatacgcgtaaatttcgaggaaatttatctcatggctcgcgatgatcttcgacgtacaataccccacgaaaatcttggttatttgtatcaattatttggagaattattccataattgttacaattatttctataaattcgcgggaggggcttacagaatgccctcatattgaaaaaaccatgcacatatgattttatgtaaatgattttgtaaaatggaacctacgattttatgaaatataaaaaaagataaaatgtaAAGCCtaagtttaattatttattacaaaaaccctcaacatcttttcaggtataaaaaaagacggaaggcaaaaaaaaaaagctattgacttttagataaaaaactgttggaaggaaaaaacatgcaataaaagagagagagaaaaacttagtcaaaaaaaaaaggagacatcgttgagaatttttccaacggtcttccatagaaagggaaaatttattgccctaaaaacctgtaaaaaaaaagcatccatttactgcgccattcatgccagggcattgcgcaatcctccatctaaaaaaaaataatgggcccagtttcccttaacacgtgaacgacattccattgcataacaatggaatgctttcaggcgttttgggacctgcccgcattccttcgtcacccacccaccacccacttcctgtcgaacaatgacattttttggggaccctcaccccagggggccctagagcggcgacgtcctcctcaaaggacaatggggaaaacgtgttcggacacgtctggaaaaaggggggaaggggggcgattcctggaagaaaattcgccaatcgtgcccacttactactggcGTGGCGGTGACAGAAAGTCAGAAAGTTTCATATTTGCTCACGAGTCTCCCGAAGGCATACGAGACGGTGTCCACTGTCATTGAAACCATGACAGAAGATGCAATCACACTAGATTTTGTAAAGAATCGACTCCTAGATCATTAGATGAAgttaaaaaatgcaaatgaagACACCAGTGCCAAAGTTTTAAATGTAGAAGCGGAACATCAACGcggtaaaaataataacaatcagAGAGGCTACAGACGTGATCATCGAGGAACAAGCAGAAGAGGCAGAGGTTCATATTCTCGCCCAGGATTCAAACCATATCATAAGTTATCTCATGGAAAATGCCATCAGTGTGGGCGAGTAGGGCACAAAATGAgagattgttattattttaagAAGAACCAACAATTCAGGGAAAATCGCAGCAGACCAGCTCACACAGTTCAAACGATACAAACTCAATCAAGAGATAACGTATCCGGTATGGCATTCATGACTGGTGATTACCAGGACGATGCTAGtaacaaattgaaatttctattgGACTCTGGTGCATCTGATCATCTGATCAAGAGAGATTACATCTTTTTAAGCGCAATCGAGTTGCATCCACCAATGAAAATCTCCGTAGCGAAAAACGGAGAGTTCATTACAGCATTGAAGAAAGGAAGGATCCATCTCACTAGCAACATGGGAGTTCCAGTGGTTCTCGATGACGTTGTCTACTGTCCAGAGGTTCCGTATAATCTGCTGTCTGTTAGAACAATGCAGCAGGCTGGTATGAGTATCACCTTTGATGAAAAAGGAGTACAGATAAGCAAAGATGGTCAAATGGTAATGTACGGAAAACCTTTAAATAATTTAGTAGCtgttgaatttaaaatttcgctGAATATCGGTATTAATAATCCTCAAGTATATAATGTGAATGAGAACAGTTACGAATTGTGGCATCAGCGGTTGGGCCACATTGGTAGAGCAAAATTTCAGGAACTTACGAGTAAACAAATGGTCCAGGATATGAATCATTTCGAAAAAGCAATACCAAACGACGATCTGTGCGAGGCTTGTATCAACGGTAAACAAGCTAGGTTACCATTCGAAAAAGTCAAAGAAAAAAGTCACATTAAGAGGCCTTTGTTTATCGTACACACAGACGTGTGCAATAACTCCCACGAGTATAAACAATAAGAATTATTACGTTTCATTCATAGATGACTTCACGCACTATAGTGTAATTTAGTTGATTACTTACAAATCGGATGTTTTCTCAGTATTCAAAGATTATGTTGCAAAGAGCGAGACTCATTTTAATTCGAAAATAGTAAATCTATACTGTGATAATGGCAGGGAATATTTATCAAACCAAATGAAAGAATATTGTGTACAAAAAGGGATTAGCTATCACCTGACTGTCCCACACACACCCCAATTGAACGGCGTTGCCGAACGCATGAATCGCACGATTGTAGAGAGAGCGCGTGCTATGGTAAATGGTGCCGGGTTAGAAAAAGAATTTTGGGGAGAAGCAGTTTTAACTGTTACATATCTTATAAATATGACTCCAACAAAAGCGCTCAAAGTTGATAAAACTCCATTTGAATTGTGGCACGGCAAAAAGcccaaattgaaatatttaaaaattttcggtTCAATTGTTTTCGTGCATAATAAAACCAGGACAAGTAAATTCGATCAGAAATCCTGGAATGGTATTTTAGTAGGCTCGAACCAAATGGATATCAAGTTTGGGATGATGAGACTGAAAAGTTTGTAACTGTTAGAGATGTAATTgttgatgaaataaattacttGAAATCTCGGCCAGTGATGAAAGAAGTTGATTCAGGTAGAACTCATGAAACTGATGAACGTGTAGGAACTTCAAAATCAGAAGAAGAGAGTAAATCTGATATTTATAAATCAGATAGATTGAGAAAGAGGAAATCTGATATTGATAAATCAGATGGAGTTGAGAATAGTAAATCTGATAATAGTGTATCAGATGAACTGACGCCGATTGATtcaaaagtaataaaaaatcaaagattGGGTAAATCCAAAGATATTGTGAataaatggaaagaaaatCGTGACGAAATAAGCATTCGGAAAAGTGAAAGAATTAAGAATCGTCCCCTTGTTTCGTACGATGAAGTCTCGGTGACGGATGACTACCTCTTATGCGCGCAGTCAGTTGTTTACAAAACACCCACCTCTTTCGAAGAGATACAAACAAGGGCTGATATAGTTCAATGGAAGAGGGCAATTCAggatgaaataaattcacttATGACTAACAAAACTTGGATATTAGTGCCGAAACCAAGtaacaaaaatattgtagATTGCAAGTGGGTATTCACGATTAAAAACGATGAATTTGGAAATTCTAAGAAATATAAAGCTCGTTTAGTTGCTCGAGGTTTTAGTCAACAATATCTAGTAGATTATGATGTGACTTTTGCACCAGTTGCGCGGATCTCAAGTTTTCGATTTGTTGTCGCTTTTGCCAATCAGTATGATTTATTGATTCATCATATGGATGTGAAAACTGCATTTTTAAATGGGATATTAAAAGAGGAAATTTATATGAGAGTTCCGGAAGGTGTCAAAAGCAATGGAAATCAAGTTAGCAAATTAAACAAAGCTCTATACGACTTAAAACAAGCAGCTAGATGCTGGTTTGAGATGTGTGAAAAATCTCTAATTGAAAAAGGGTTCAAAAACTCCTCTAGTGATCGGTGCATTTATATTCTTGATAGGGGAAGtattgttaataatatatATGTAGTTTTGTACGTCGATGATTTAGTAATTGCAACTGCCAATATTAACACAatgcaaaaattcaaaaactatTTGATGAACAAATTTAGAATGACAGAtttaagtgaaataaaattatttttgggagtcaaaattgaaagaaataatgGAAAGTTAACACTCGATCAAAGTGCCTATATCAAGACAGTTCTTAAAAAAGTTCAATATACAGGATTGTAAACCTATTGATACACCTCTTCCAGCAAAATTGGATTACGAAGCTCTCAATtcagatgaaaaatatgatgCGCCCTGTAGAAATTTCATAGGATGTTTGATGTATCTTATGCTATGTACTAGACCGGATTTAAGTGTTGCAGTTAATATTATGAGTCGATATGCTAACAAAAGCAACAAAGAACTTTGGCAGAATTTAAAGAGAATTTTGAGATATCCCAAAGGATCGGTAGATATTAACTTAAATTATGTTAAAAATGATTACGTTGACCTTCTGAGTGGATATGTTGATTCAGATTGGGGTGGTAGCAATGGCACTGATAGGAAAAGTACGACAGgttatttgtttaaattatttgatcGATGCACGATCTGTTGGAACACTAACCGTCAAGCATCAGTGGCTGGTTCATCTACAGAGGCCGAGTACATGGCTCTGCATGAAGCTGTAAAGGAAGCCTTGTGGCTAAAATTGTTAGCAACTAGTATTAATATAATCGTATCGGAGCCTATTATAATTTATGAAGACAATACTGGTTGTATCTGTATTGCAAACAATCCGACAAGTTATAAACGATCTAAACACATTGATATTAAATATCATGTTTCTAGGGAACAAGTAGAGAAAAATGtagtaaaattaaaattcattgctACAGGTCATCAACTGGCAGATGTACTGACGAAACCATTGACAGCTGTGAAATTCCTGGAGTTCAGAACAGGAATGGGTCTAGGATAACAACGTTGCAGCATTATAACTGTTTCTTTAATTAGTGTAATAAGAGATGTACGGTCTGGATAGGTTTTCTGGGTTTTCCTACATCCCTTGCAACGAATGTTGGGCCGTTTTTGTATTCCCAGTGAGATAGCGCGAGCAAGGTCTGTCTTGAGTAAAATAGTGATTAAGATGAAATATAAACATTTAGTTAAAAATAGAGTTAAGATTCATACACAGTTAATACAAATTAAGTTTTGATAAAATCGATTCATTTTTGAGGAGGCGTATTGGATTATATAGTTTCATTGTACTAAGAAATACTTCCAGGGCTTATGTGTTCAAAACTGAATCGATGTAGAGAGTGCCGGAGATTTAacataaatataaacaatgaCTCCATGTCTCCATGGCGAGAAAGAAATAAGAGTTCCTTTGTATATAGGTGACGATATTCTTTTTGGTCCTATGACCGTCTTGTCAGTTAGCTGAAGCAGCTCATAGAGTACAGACGTTTTTCTTCCTCGTGCGTTTTAAGAATAGAAGAAAAGTTATTTACAAATTCATtgcattttatattaattaagcttcccatttccaatatgaGACgacttctgatttttctaggggtccgggaatattctacagtccaTTTCTTCGTTTTCTCCCCTAGACCAAAAGGCACCCGCATTAGGGATCaggccgtttttcgcccatatttttgcaaatatcatacctaggccAATTTTGccgcgcgccattggattcgcgagacgattttcgatttttctaggggtctgggaataaTCCCAACACGAGTTTTCcctttttctcgtttttctagGCTCCTTTGACTCCTAGACCAAAAGGGAAACAGATTTGCGATCACATCGTTTTTTGTGCATATCTTTAgtaatatcacagctaggacaattttgtcggcgccattggattcgtgagacgacttccgatttttctcggggtccgggaataatctaaagtcgattttttagtttttcgtgtttttctcggctcctatgactcctagaccaaaagggacacagatttgggatcactccgtttttcgtccatatctttggtaatatcatTGCTTGCTACCAACGGACCCAACACCAGCAGACCAACAAGATGACAACTAGATACTACCATCAACAGAGAATTCATCATGTCTGATGAATGCGGGCGGGATGTTTAAACTAGACATAAAAAACGCCCCCCAACTCAACGACAAGTGGTCGATTAATTTCGGATACTTCCGGGGTTCATCGGGTCACTGGTCATCCGTCTCCGTAACGAACTTGAGACCCCCCCCAGTCAGTCTTGCATACATCCAACGTGTTAGTCAACGTAATTTGATCTTTTCGCTCTCTTCGACGACGCTCAATGTAATCTTTGTAATTAAACTATCAACGATTTCACACGGGTGAAATTCAACTAACTTTGTAGAATTTTGTATAGTTTTTGCAACTGGTGACGATTAAATACGAAGTTTTTATACATTAGTATTTTTGTGCCTTCACCTCACCCTCACGACACCTAGTCCAATTTTCCGGCGCCCGACCACCCAAAAATCACGTTCCTCAAGAAAACACAAATGGCTCTCTCGTCGTTCGGACTTCAACCTGATAACACGCGTATTAGTGATCGCTAGTACTACTCTATTGGGATCTCCGGCAGGGGACTACGCGCTTTAGCGGTTGAAACCGTGTACTAGTAAGAGAGAGTTGATGTCTGTCACTTGACTGGGCGAGCAAGTACTTCAAATTATTCCACCACAactatcatttatttaaacgtgaatttttattatcgtgatatttttgcattaactcattaaattttcttgattGAACATTATATTGTATTAATAATGGAGTTTCCTGAAAAACCCAATAAAAGTAAAACCTTTTGTTGCGTGTATGGATGTCACAGCAAAGCCTGTCGTGATCCAAAAATCCGATTTTACACTTTTCCTCGTGAAAAAGTTGACTTtgtgaaaatcataaataaatttgatgaagAGGAAATGATTGACAGACGTCAGGCTTGGATCAAAGTGTTAAGAATAGGGAAGAAAGTGTCGAAATACATGAAAGTTTGTTCTCTACATTTCATTGAAGATGACTTCATATTACCATGTAaatagataattattttcattaaattcaattgaattttcagtgaactcaaaaattgacgaattaaagataatattagattaccgatttttcaattacagTCAGAGCTAAACAGCATAACACAATACTGCTTCGCCTGAAAAAAACAAGTGTTCCCTCACTCAATTTGCCTCCTCAACCTACCACAACATCTCAAAATACTGCCAATGCACCGGATAACAGTGCCCGAGCAGAAAGGAGACGTCAAAGATCAATACACAAACGATCTCCGACGGATACCAATTATGaagaattgattaaaaaaagggATGCCGCGGGAAATACTGAAGGAGCAAGAGGAGAAGATGACACGTCTATCGGTGAATTTCCGCCAAATGAAATACCATCATTGcttccaaaaaatttaaagaacaCGGGAACACAAGTTGATGGGAGTCTCAGTGATGCAGCAACACAGGCCCCAAAGAATTATTCAGAAATAGGAGTTCAAGTCCGGAGTGATTTAGTCATgttgaaattcataaattttattacagACGATGCTGAGTTAAGTACTTTTACAGGAATTCATAGTTTTGAATTGCTGAATACTATTGAAGAATTGGTGCAAACCATAGATAGAGCATCATGTGCAAGTACCACATTACCTCTCAGAGAAACCATAATCATGACTTTTATGAAATTCAAACAGAACTCGTCGTATACTATGTTGGCActtctttttcgttgttcTATTGACACTTGTAAGCAGAGAATTGTAAAAATGATCGATCTACTGGATAGGTGTTTAAAACCGAGCATCGTTTGGCCAAGTAAAGAAAatatcttgcaaaatttaccatTGTCTTTCAAAGGTTTAGAAAACGTTCGAGTAGTAGTAGATTGcacggaaataaaaatacaaaagccATCTAAATTGTGTTGCCAAATACAGAGTTATTCCTATTCTAAAACTTCTTATACAATCAAATTC
Coding sequences within it:
- the LOC135162241 gene encoding uncharacterized protein LOC135162241, yielding MEFPEKPNKSKTFCCVYGCHSKACRDPKIRFYTFPREKVDFVKIINKFDEEEMIDRRQAWIKVLRIGKKVSKYMKVCSLHFIEDDFILPFRAKQHNTILLRLKKTSVPSLNLPPQPTTTSQNTANAPDNSARAERRRQRSIHKRSPTDTNYEELIKKRDAAGNTEGARGEDDTSIGEFPPNEIPSLLPKNLKNTGTQVDGSLSDAATQAPKNYSEIGVQVRSDLVMLKFINFITDDAELSTFTGIHSFELLNTIEELVQTIDRASCASTTLPLRETIIMTFMKFKQNSSYTMLALLFRCSIDTCKQRIVKMIDLLDRCLKPSIVWPSKENILQNLPLSFKGLENVRVVVDCTEIKIQKPSKLCCQIQSYSYSKTSYTIKFMTGVTPAGLISFVSKAYGGRVSDNMILQQSGILEKMDKNDIVMADKGFTVEDLCRKNDVTLLTPFFLRNKKQFTKTEALTNRRIAMARVDVERVNQRLKTFAVLGNTMPICLLSKVEEIFNIICGIVNLSLPILKNDKFCT
- the LOC135162342 gene encoding uncharacterized protein LOC135162342, with product MTSSQVDASPKSSYQSGYQPGTFKPKKSKYGGNKANQNGIKIISDRVVQYNSDEKRSIEKIVKKVKLQRHEISKTGPVINIDFDLQKVEKKKKNSTRRLGHKSPGSTQSDSKILKVNNKKTSEIMQVSTEEKKLWINMLEKDLDLFNQVNYIDKKKDLKKIQAREKRLKLAEKKKADFIAREKRRELAKEKQRQFRARESEKNRSKDNTSKDIIPEPMMELDSSIEIIPSTPSVINLILEREGEDAQHGSLNFATSTPKKPRKTIEEIEAVLVALGANLEQRNREDDYEGRWAPTQRQKELDQIAMQLDQSGDDDDEGLVIQSLDFTPLSPSNRSA